In a single window of the Papaver somniferum cultivar HN1 chromosome 8, ASM357369v1, whole genome shotgun sequence genome:
- the LOC113306580 gene encoding atrophin-1-like, giving the protein MGFDNECILNIQSLAGEYFCPVCRLLVYPSEALQSQCTHLYCKPCLSYVVGTTKACPYDGYLVTEADSKPLIESNKALAETIEKIAVHCLYHRSGCTWQGSLSECTAHCAGCTFGNSPVVCNRCGTQIVHRQVQEHAQSCPGVQPQPQQPDSTQDATAASTVVAIAQQNQAASQQNQAATKAGIPASQAQSTQVAATVAPASGQDQSKVMTSAQPQAAVTSAPTPEQWYQQQQQHYQQYYQNYPGYDPYQQQYQHYVPYQQAHPATVQGLQQPQPQPQVRPQAQSQQPQLQSQSQPQVHPQMQQMSSRPPIQGQPHSQFYPQARPQPQAHPAQLQPQPYMQQRPQVPHSQLPLPQSQPLSQPIPQSQPHMHAQSQMQPQVPIQPPPHSLPQPHSQHPHVLTQHPPAQAVTGHQSYPQAQPYQKVLPGALPQLPHHIHPQQGITQQPTVMRPPQARAPMQHPQASPSLLPPQGQRPNMLPVQQHPVRPQIHHPGQGIQHHPGMPTLQQQPAPQQNQQLQGHLPHPQAFPGQTPGLVQNQSHLPGPFLQHQAMQPQIRAQGPPASFQQNNPTAFGMQPHQSQNHAGRPMVPNSGVSHQKFQQSTGGTAQPKPVQPNGVQPASSQSYPPGANTQAQSPSVPVSKKVEPIRETGSQNNDAKEVAPSRELAGGTKDPSVPNGLQGDKLIALPEERYTKVPEDGYNQLSEERFKPFSGEPNRHIADQREFDEDLKQFPRAGHLDAERFPGYESYPSSSRPLDRGPYGNHDVGPKLDGPSGAGSRLPPYHSANPSARTMMPVGFPNENMGRKGDPAVAHPDFLRPYESGRHMPPPRSPGREFPRFISDGIDGRDPHVFGERYKSYLPSDGSEFQESRYPQLPGHLRRGVHDGTDILRGVEPGGPRHFSNHMHMGEPAGFDPFPNHLRMGGPGNLPPDMLGEVGHGRIGNIGYNGGFPFTEHQIDSGYYHPEEESFDQSRKRKQGSMGWCRICKVDCQTVEGLEAHSQTRDHQKMAMDMVLNIKKNSAKKQKLSSDDNISHEDTNKSRKGNFDNRGNKH; this is encoded by the exons ATGGGTTTCGATAATGAATGCATTTTAAACATTCAGTCTCTTGCTGGAGAATACTTTTGTCCTGTTTGTCGCCTTCTTGTCTATCCAAGTGAAGCGCTACAATCACAATGCACGCACTTGTACTGCAAACCCTGCTTAAGCTATGTTGTTGGAACTACAAAAGCTTGTCCCTATGATGGTTACTTGGTGACAGAAGCAGATTCTAAG CCTCTGATAGAGTCAAATAAAGCACTAGCTGAAACCATAGAGAAGATAGCAGTTCATTGTCTCTACCACAGAAGTGGGTGTACATGGCAGGGCTCTTTGTCAGAATGCACAGCCCATTGTGCAGGGTGTACCTTTGGCAATTCCCCAGTTGTATGCAACAGATGTGGAACACAAATTGTGCATCGCCAAGTTCAGGAACATGCACAGAGCTGCCCA GGTGTGCAGCCTCAACCACAACAGCCAGACAGTACCCAGGACGCAACTGCAGCATCCACTGTGGTGGCTATCGCCCAGCAGAATCAAGCGGCTTCCCAGCAGAACCAAGCGGCTACCAAGGCAGGAATACCGGCTTCTCAAGCCCAGTCCACCCAGGTTGCTGCTACAGTAGCTCCAGCATCAGGACAAGATCAAAGTAAAGTTATGACGAGTGCTCAGCCTCAAGCAGCAGTTACTTCTGCTCCTACTCCTGAGCAGTggtatcagcagcagcaacaacactaTCAACAATATTACCAGAACTATCCTGGATATGATCCATATCAACAACAATATCAGCATTATGTTCCATATCAACAAGCTCATCCTGCAACTGTACAAGGTCTACAGCAGCCTCAACCCCAGCCTCAAGTCCGTCCCCAAGCCCAATCTCAGCAACCCCAACTACAGTCTCAATCCCAACCTCAGGTACATCCTCAAATGCAGCAGATGTCGAGTCGTCCACCTATCCAAGGCCAGCCACATTCACAGTTCTATCCCCAAGCTCGGCCTCAGCCACAGGCACATCCAGCGCAACTCCAACCCCAACCTTACATGCAACAACGTCCGCAGGTGCCACATTCCCAGTTGCCGCTTCCGCAATCACAGCCATTATCCCAACCCATTCCCCAATCTCAGCCCCATATGCATGCCCAATCGCAGATGCAGCCACAGGTGCCAATTCAACCCCCTCCGCATTCCCTGCCACAACCACATTCGCAACATCCCCATGTTCTGACACAGCATCCACCCGCTCAGGCTGTGACAGGCCACCAGTCTTATCCCCAAGCACAACCATACCAAAAAGTGCTTCCGGGTGCTTTACCACAACTGCCTCATCATATCCATCCTCAGCAGGGTATAACACAACAACCAACAGTGATGCGTCCACCACAGGCTCGTGCCCCGATGCAACACCCGCAAGCATCACCTTCGTTGCTGCCTCCTCAAGGACAACGCCCCAACATGCTTCCAGTACAGCAACACCCGGTGCGTCCGCAGATTCACCACCCCGGTCAGGGTATTCAACATCACCCTGGTATGCCTACTCTTCAGCAACAGCCAGCTCCTCAACAAAACCAGCAGCTTCAGGGTCATTTACCACACCCTCAGGCGTTTCCTGGGCAAACACCTGGTTTGGTCCAGAATCAGTCCCATCTGCCAGGTCCATTCCTGCAGCACCAGGCTATGCAGCCTCAGATACGTGCCCAGGGACCTCCTGCCTCTTTCCAGCAGAATAATCCTACTGCTTTTGGTATGCAACCCCATCAATCTCAAAACCATGCAGGGAGACCTATGGTGCCAAACTCTGGGGTATCCCATCAAAAGTTTCAGCAATCTACTGGTGGGACTGCCCAGCCTAAGCCAGTGCAGCCGAATGGAGTCCAGCCAGCTTCAAGTCAAAGCTACCCCCCTGGAGCAAACACCCAGGCCCAGTCACCTTCGGTACCAGTTTCTAAGAAGGTTGAACCAATACGTGAAACTGGGTCTCAAAATAACGATGCAAAGGAAGTAGCGCCAAGCAGAGAGTTGGCTGGTGGTACTAAGGATCCATCAGTTCCAAATGGCTTACAGGGTGATAAATTAATTGCTTTACCAGAAGAGAGATATACGAAAGTACCAGAAGATGGTTATAATCAGCTATCAGAGGAGCGCTTCAAGCCCTTCTCAGGGGAACCAAATAGACACATTGCTGATCAGAGAGAGTTTGATGAAGACCTCAAGCAGTTCCCCAGAGCAGGTCATTTGGATGCTGAACGTTTTCCTGGGTATGAAAGCTATCCTTCGTCGTCGAGGCCCCTTGATAGAGGTCCATACGGGAACCATGATGTTGGACCCAAATTGGATGGTCCTAGTGGTGCTGGTTCAAGGTTGCCTCCTTATCATTCCGCTAATCCATCTGCACGTACTATGATGCCGGTTGGTTTCCCTAATGAAAACATGGGGAGGAAAGGTGATCCTGCTGTTGCTCACCCCGATTTTCTGAGGCCTTATGAATCTGGTCGGCATATGCCTCCTCCTAGAAGTCCCGGTAGGGAATTTCCAAGGTTTATATCGGATGGAATTGATGGCCGGGATCCACACGTATTTGGTGAACGATATAAATCATACTTACCTTCTGATGGCAGTGAATTTCAAGAAAGTAGGTATCCGCAATTGCCTGGCCACTTGCGTAGAGGTGTCCATGATGGTACAGATATATTGCGTGGAGTTGAACCTGGTGGTCCTCGCCATTTTTCAAATCATATGCATATGGGTGAGCCAGCTGGTTTTGATCCCTTCCCCAACCATTTGCGAATGGGTGGTCCTGGAAACTTGCCACCCGATATGCTTGGTGAAGTTGGTCATGGACGTATTGGTAATATAGGATACAATGGCGGCTTTCCTTTCACTGAACATCAAATTGATAGTGGATATTACCATCCT GAAGAAGAGTCCTTCGATCAATCAAGAAAGAGGAAGCAAGGGAGCATGGGATGGTGCAGAATATGTAAAGTAGATTGTCAAACAGTAGAAGGTCTAGAGGCGCATTCACAGACAAGAGATCACCAAAAAATGGCCATGGATATGGTCCTAAATATCAAAAAGAATAGTGCCAAGAAACAGAAACT ATCATCTGATGATAATATATCACATGAGGATACAAACAAGTCCAGGAAGGGCAATTTCGATAATCGTGGAAATAAGCATTGA